Proteins found in one Microcella daejeonensis genomic segment:
- a CDS encoding M48 family metalloprotease, translating to MYRAIAANKRNTVLIMFAFLVLIGALGLVADYLYGGGFGIFIGTLIGAGAYTLFQYFAAGRQALSMAGARQIQKADNPRLYRIVENLAITEGMPMPAVYVVDDPAPNAFATGRDPQHASVAATTGLMDLMTDRELTGVMAHELGHVKNYDIRVSTIVFGLTVAVGLIADVLARMAFFGGNRNNNGGNPIVLVFGLVAMLVAPLVAALIQAAVSRQREYLADVTGAMTTRDPEGLASALQKLGDYARPMRKQNSTMAHLWISDPMKPGVMDRMFQTHPPITERVKRLIQNSTRF from the coding sequence GTGTACCGCGCCATCGCCGCGAACAAGCGCAACACCGTGCTCATCATGTTCGCGTTCCTCGTGCTCATCGGGGCGCTCGGGCTCGTCGCCGACTACCTCTACGGGGGCGGCTTCGGCATCTTCATCGGCACGCTGATCGGGGCGGGCGCCTACACGCTGTTCCAGTACTTCGCCGCCGGGCGGCAGGCGCTCTCGATGGCGGGAGCGCGGCAGATCCAGAAGGCCGACAACCCGCGGCTGTACCGCATCGTCGAGAACCTCGCCATCACCGAGGGGATGCCCATGCCGGCGGTCTACGTCGTCGACGATCCCGCACCGAACGCCTTCGCCACGGGCCGCGATCCGCAGCACGCGAGCGTCGCCGCGACGACGGGCCTCATGGATCTCATGACCGACCGCGAGCTCACCGGCGTCATGGCGCACGAGCTCGGGCACGTGAAGAACTACGACATCCGCGTCTCGACGATCGTCTTCGGGCTCACCGTCGCGGTCGGTCTCATCGCCGACGTGCTCGCGCGCATGGCCTTCTTCGGCGGCAATCGCAACAACAACGGGGGCAACCCGATCGTGCTCGTCTTCGGCCTGGTGGCGATGCTGGTCGCACCGCTCGTCGCGGCGCTCATCCAGGCGGCGGTGTCGCGGCAGCGCGAGTACCTCGCGGACGTGACCGGCGCCATGACGACCCGCGACCCGGAGGGGCTCGCGAGCGCGCTGCAGAAGCTCGGGGACTACGCCCGTCCGATGCGCAAGCAGAACTCGACGATGGCGCACCTCTGGATCAGCGATCCGATGAAGCCCGGCGTCATGGACCGCATGTTCCAGACGCACCCGCCGATCACCGAGCGGGTCAAGCGCCTCATCCAGAACTCGACCCGCTTCTAG
- a CDS encoding ABC transporter permease — MSSSTVVTPAVEPRSAAAPRGSTRPVPSRRARGGTAAWGVAPFAVYVALFLVLPTVIALATGFVDEDGAPTLDTVAALGDPFVLRGFGTSIALSAVTAVIGALLGALVSYAIVSARPEGMLRSVIDAASGVLAQFGGVMLAFAFIATIGIQGGVTVLLRDLAGIDIFADGVWLYESPGLILPYIYFQVPLMIIVFLPALESLKPQWAEANATLGGTTATFWWRIGIPVLWPSFLGSLLLLFANAFSSYATAAALTSQGQSIVPLQIRAALTSETLLGRENLAGALALGMVVVMVIVMTLYALLQRRADRWRR, encoded by the coding sequence CTGTCCAGTAGCACGGTCGTCACCCCCGCGGTCGAGCCCCGGAGCGCAGCAGCGCCCCGGGGCTCGACCCGCCCGGTCCCGTCCCGCCGCGCACGCGGCGGGACGGCCGCCTGGGGGGTGGCGCCCTTCGCCGTCTACGTCGCCCTCTTCCTCGTCCTGCCCACCGTGATCGCGCTCGCGACCGGCTTCGTCGACGAGGACGGCGCCCCGACGCTCGACACCGTCGCCGCGCTCGGCGATCCCTTCGTGCTGCGCGGCTTCGGCACCTCGATCGCGCTCTCGGCCGTCACGGCCGTCATCGGCGCGCTGCTGGGCGCGCTGGTCAGCTACGCGATCGTCTCTGCCCGCCCCGAGGGGATGCTCCGCTCGGTGATCGACGCCGCGAGCGGGGTGCTCGCCCAGTTCGGCGGCGTCATGCTCGCCTTCGCGTTCATCGCGACCATCGGCATCCAGGGCGGCGTCACGGTGCTGCTGCGCGACCTCGCCGGCATCGACATCTTCGCCGACGGCGTCTGGCTCTACGAGTCGCCGGGCCTGATCCTGCCCTACATCTACTTCCAGGTGCCGCTCATGATCATCGTCTTCCTGCCGGCCCTCGAGTCGCTCAAGCCGCAGTGGGCCGAGGCCAACGCGACGCTCGGCGGCACGACCGCGACGTTCTGGTGGCGCATCGGCATCCCCGTGCTCTGGCCCTCGTTCCTCGGCTCGCTGCTGCTGCTGTTCGCCAACGCCTTCTCCTCCTACGCCACCGCGGCCGCGCTGACGAGCCAGGGGCAGTCGATCGTGCCCCTGCAGATCCGGGCCGCGCTCACGAGCGAGACGCTGCTCGGGCGCGAGAACCTCGCCGGGGCGCTCGCGCTGGGCATGGTCGTCGTGATGGTCATCGTGATGACGCTGTACGCCCTGCTGCAGCGCCGGGCCGACCGGTGGCGACGATGA
- a CDS encoding ABC transporter permease: MSAGAGIPAPSALARRSILAVVGVLFAIPLVAMVEFTLRRGLEGGYDLSRWITVLTGDLGPAYRPLGQAIGNSLALAAVTVLVVLVLLVPTMVLVQLRLPRLRRALEFVCLLPISIPAIVLVVGLAPVYSVVARLFGSGVWTLAFAYGIIVLPFAYRAVQSNLEALDLATLTEAARSLGASWPVVIVRVLLPNLRRGLLAAGFISIAVVLGEFTIASLLNRQNLQTALVVVSKDDPYIAVVLALLALLLAFVLLLAIGRVGRGRTRKES; this comes from the coding sequence ATGAGCGCGGGCGCGGGCATCCCGGCCCCCAGCGCTCTCGCGCGCCGCAGCATCCTCGCGGTGGTCGGCGTGCTGTTTGCGATCCCCCTCGTCGCGATGGTCGAGTTCACGCTGCGCCGCGGGCTCGAGGGCGGCTACGACCTCAGCCGCTGGATCACCGTGCTCACGGGCGACCTCGGCCCGGCCTACCGGCCCCTCGGCCAGGCCATCGGCAACTCCCTCGCCCTCGCCGCCGTCACCGTGCTCGTCGTGCTCGTGCTGCTGGTGCCGACGATGGTGCTCGTGCAGCTGCGGCTGCCTCGGCTGCGCCGAGCGCTCGAGTTCGTCTGCCTGCTGCCGATCAGCATCCCGGCGATCGTGCTCGTCGTCGGTCTCGCGCCCGTCTACAGCGTCGTCGCCCGCCTCTTCGGCAGCGGCGTCTGGACCTTGGCCTTCGCCTACGGCATCATCGTGCTGCCCTTCGCCTACCGGGCCGTGCAGTCGAACCTCGAGGCGCTCGACCTCGCCACCCTCACCGAGGCGGCGCGCTCGCTCGGCGCGTCCTGGCCCGTCGTGATCGTGCGCGTGCTGCTGCCGAACCTGCGCCGCGGACTGCTCGCCGCGGGGTTCATCTCGATCGCCGTCGTGCTCGGCGAGTTCACCATCGCCTCGCTGCTCAACCGGCAGAACCTGCAGACGGCGCTCGTCGTCGTCAGCAAGGACGACCCCTACATCGCCGTGGTGCTCGCACTGCTGGCGCTCCTGCTGGCCTTCGTACTGCTGCTCGCCATCGGGCGCGTCGGTCGAGGCCGCACCCGGAAGGAATCATGA
- a CDS encoding NAD(P)/FAD-dependent oxidoreductase, with amino-acid sequence MPRILIVGGGYAGFYTALKLEKWLLKGEAEVVVVDPLPYMTYQPFLPEVAAGQIEPRHSVVSLRRHLKKTTVITAKVTGIEHATRTATITPEVGEPWQMEYDHIVVTAGAVSRTFPIPGVADNAIGMKSIEEAVAVRDRLLDNFAKAALLPAGPDRDRLLTVVVVGGGFAGIETFAELRALASALLKDYPQLTIDDTHFHLIEAMGRIMPEVSLETSHWVLKNLAQRAATVHLDTQLTSAVDGVIELSTGESFESDLIIWTAGVMANPVVRGTDLPLEERGRIRTRADLRVHTEDGEIVEGAWAAGDVSAVPDLSGGGVGGFCVPNAQHAVRQGKRLAKNLVAVLRGEEPKDYEHKNLGAVAGLGLGHGVFQSGRIAIKGVIGWVMHRGYHGLAIPMWERKLRVFSGWAWNLVLGRDNVSLTAREEPQAYFQEFASRPKA; translated from the coding sequence GTGCCCAGAATCCTGATCGTCGGTGGCGGCTACGCCGGCTTCTACACCGCTCTCAAGCTCGAGAAGTGGTTGCTCAAGGGTGAGGCCGAGGTCGTCGTCGTCGACCCGCTGCCGTACATGACCTACCAGCCGTTCCTCCCCGAGGTGGCCGCCGGGCAGATCGAGCCCCGGCACTCCGTGGTCTCGCTGCGCCGCCACCTGAAGAAGACCACCGTCATCACGGCCAAGGTCACGGGCATCGAGCACGCCACCCGCACGGCCACCATCACGCCCGAGGTCGGCGAGCCCTGGCAGATGGAGTACGACCACATCGTCGTCACCGCCGGCGCCGTCTCGCGCACCTTCCCCATCCCCGGCGTCGCCGACAACGCGATCGGCATGAAGTCGATCGAGGAGGCCGTCGCCGTGCGCGACCGGCTGCTCGACAACTTCGCCAAGGCCGCCCTGCTGCCCGCGGGCCCCGACCGCGACCGCCTGCTGACCGTCGTCGTCGTCGGCGGTGGCTTCGCCGGCATCGAGACCTTCGCCGAGCTGCGCGCGCTCGCGAGCGCCCTGCTCAAGGACTACCCGCAGCTCACGATCGACGACACTCACTTCCACCTCATCGAGGCGATGGGCCGCATCATGCCCGAGGTCTCGCTCGAGACCAGCCACTGGGTTCTGAAGAACCTCGCGCAGCGCGCGGCGACGGTGCACCTCGACACCCAGCTGACGAGCGCCGTCGACGGCGTCATCGAGCTGTCGACGGGCGAGAGCTTCGAGAGCGACCTCATCATCTGGACGGCGGGCGTCATGGCCAACCCCGTCGTGCGCGGCACCGACCTGCCGCTCGAGGAGCGCGGCCGCATCCGCACCCGCGCCGACCTCCGCGTGCACACCGAGGACGGCGAGATCGTCGAGGGCGCCTGGGCCGCCGGCGACGTCTCCGCCGTGCCCGACCTGTCGGGCGGGGGAGTGGGCGGCTTCTGCGTTCCCAACGCGCAGCACGCGGTGCGGCAGGGCAAGCGCCTCGCCAAGAACCTCGTCGCCGTCCTGCGCGGCGAGGAGCCGAAGGACTACGAGCACAAGAACCTCGGCGCCGTCGCGGGCCTCGGCCTCGGCCACGGCGTGTTCCAGTCGGGCCGCATCGCCATCAAGGGCGTCATCGGCTGGGTCATGCACCGCGGCTACCACGGTCTCGCCATCCCGATGTGGGAGCGCAAGCTGCGCGTCTTCAGCGGCTGGGCCTGGAACCTGGTGCTCGGGCGCGACAACGTCAGCCTCACGGCCCGCGAGGAGCCCCAGGCCTACTTCCAGGAGTTCGCCTCGCGCCCCAAGGCCTGA
- a CDS encoding winged helix-turn-helix domain-containing protein has product MPHLTASAARRLALAAQGFGREHPDAVTPRRLATAVDRLGVLQLDSVSVFTRSHYLPLFARLGAYDPAALDAMLFAERGRYHEYWAHEAAVIRRDDWPLWHWKRELLRGRDPVKHAWVREHGPMLDWLRRELAITGPVTASEIEHDENVRRGPWWGWSDVKHGLEFLFRWGDVVSAGRRGFSRVYALPEQVGLAELHAQHPPRAEAVRALVHRAVVALGVGAVGDIADYHRLPVADTQAALRELHEQGLVEPVTVEGWMRGSRPLPAWRDPAARIPRRISATALLSPFDPVVWYRDRALRLFDFHYRIEIYTPAEKRQYGYYSLPVLVDDALAGRVDLKSDRKAGVLRVQSVWAEDGVPPGALAERLAPLLRSAAAWQRLDDVAVAGRGNAAAELGVALAR; this is encoded by the coding sequence GTGCCGCACCTGACCGCCTCCGCCGCGCGCCGGCTCGCGCTCGCCGCGCAGGGTTTCGGGCGGGAGCATCCCGACGCCGTCACCCCGCGCCGCCTGGCGACGGCCGTCGACCGGCTCGGCGTGCTGCAGCTCGACTCGGTGAGCGTCTTCACGCGCTCGCACTACCTGCCGCTGTTCGCCCGGCTCGGCGCCTACGACCCCGCCGCCCTCGACGCGATGCTCTTCGCCGAGCGCGGCCGGTACCACGAGTACTGGGCGCACGAGGCCGCCGTGATCCGCCGCGACGACTGGCCGCTCTGGCACTGGAAGCGCGAGCTGCTGCGCGGCCGCGACCCCGTCAAGCACGCCTGGGTGCGCGAGCACGGGCCGATGCTCGACTGGCTGCGGCGCGAGCTCGCGATCACCGGCCCCGTCACCGCGAGCGAGATCGAGCACGACGAGAACGTGCGCCGCGGGCCGTGGTGGGGCTGGAGCGACGTGAAGCACGGCCTCGAGTTCCTCTTCCGCTGGGGCGACGTCGTCAGCGCCGGCCGCCGCGGTTTCTCGCGGGTCTACGCGCTGCCCGAGCAGGTGGGGCTCGCCGAGCTGCACGCGCAGCACCCTCCGCGGGCCGAGGCGGTGCGCGCCCTCGTGCACCGCGCGGTCGTCGCGCTCGGCGTCGGCGCGGTCGGCGATATCGCCGACTACCACCGCCTGCCCGTCGCCGACACGCAGGCCGCCCTGCGCGAGCTGCACGAGCAGGGCCTGGTCGAGCCCGTGACGGTCGAGGGGTGGATGCGCGGCTCACGCCCGCTGCCCGCCTGGCGCGACCCGGCCGCGCGCATCCCCCGCCGCATCAGCGCCACGGCCCTGCTCTCGCCCTTCGATCCGGTCGTCTGGTACCGGGATCGCGCGCTGCGCCTCTTCGACTTCCACTACCGCATCGAGATCTACACGCCGGCGGAGAAGCGGCAGTACGGCTACTACTCGCTGCCGGTGCTCGTGGACGACGCGCTCGCGGGCCGCGTCGACCTCAAGAGCGACCGCAAGGCCGGAGTGCTGCGCGTGCAGTCGGTGTGGGCGGAGGACGGGGTGCCGCCCGGGGCGCTCGCCGAGCGGCTCGCGCCGCTGCTGCGCTCGGCCGCCGCCTGGCAGAGGCTCGACGACGTCGCCGTCGCGGGCCGCGGCAACGCCGCCGCCGAGCTGGGCGTCGCGCTCGCCCGCTAG
- a CDS encoding LemA family protein: MEILIVVGVIVLLAVIVGIYLWATYNSLVTLNVRVDEAWSDITVQLKRRADLLPNLIEAVKGYAAHEKQVFESVTRARAETLSAQGPADAAAAEGHMQQALKSIFAVAEAYPQLQASQNFLQLQGELVDTEDKIQASRRFYNGGVRELNVKIKQFPNTLFVRGLGFGERDFFEVADSAAIAEPPRVQF; encoded by the coding sequence ATGGAAATCCTGATCGTCGTGGGCGTCATCGTCCTTCTCGCCGTCATCGTCGGCATCTACCTCTGGGCGACCTACAACTCCCTCGTCACGCTCAACGTGCGCGTCGATGAGGCCTGGAGCGACATCACCGTGCAGCTCAAGCGCCGCGCCGATCTGCTGCCCAACCTCATCGAGGCGGTGAAGGGCTACGCCGCTCATGAGAAGCAGGTCTTCGAGAGCGTCACGCGCGCGCGTGCCGAGACGCTGAGCGCCCAGGGCCCGGCCGATGCGGCCGCCGCCGAGGGACACATGCAGCAGGCCCTGAAGAGCATCTTCGCTGTCGCCGAGGCGTACCCCCAGCTGCAGGCGAGCCAGAACTTCCTCCAGCTGCAGGGCGAGCTGGTCGACACCGAGGACAAGATCCAGGCGTCCCGCCGCTTCTACAACGGCGGGGTGCGCGAGCTGAACGTCAAGATCAAGCAGTTCCCGAACACGCTCTTCGTGCGCGGGCTCGGCTTCGGGGAGCGCGACTTCTTCGAGGTCGCCGATTCGGCCGCGATCGCCGAGCCGCCGCGCGTGCAGTTCTAG
- a CDS encoding ABC transporter substrate-binding protein — MIRSRFLAGAALAAAATLSLTACATDAEPTAAGGVDAATATSLADFGTLADLEAAAKAEGALNVIALPRDWANYGEIIDLFAERYPEITITEASPDASSAEEIQAAENLAGQDTAPDVFDLGLAVALTSTDYFAPYKVERWDDIPDALKEESGLFVGDYGGYMAVGYDPDAVPAPESLEDLLGEEYRGKVAINGDPTQAGAAFAAVGMATVQNGGDLDDFQAGIDFFEELNAAGNFVKIDPTPATVASGETPVVFDWDYLNNGYAAELDGQRNWEVVVFDGTGYAGYYNQAINKDAPNPAAARLWMEFLYSPEVQNLWLKGGARPVLEQAMVEAGEIDEELYAALPEAPADTVVPTAEQSDAAATLLGERWATAVQ; from the coding sequence GTGATTCGCTCTCGATTCCTCGCCGGCGCGGCCCTCGCCGCCGCCGCGACCCTCTCCCTCACCGCCTGCGCGACCGACGCCGAGCCGACCGCCGCCGGCGGCGTCGACGCCGCGACCGCCACGAGCCTCGCCGACTTCGGCACGCTCGCCGACCTCGAGGCGGCCGCCAAGGCCGAGGGCGCCCTCAACGTCATCGCCCTGCCGCGCGACTGGGCCAACTACGGCGAGATCATCGACCTCTTCGCCGAGCGCTACCCCGAGATCACCATCACCGAGGCCTCGCCCGACGCCTCGAGCGCCGAGGAGATCCAGGCGGCCGAGAACCTGGCCGGTCAGGACACCGCCCCCGACGTCTTCGACCTCGGCCTCGCCGTCGCCCTGACGAGCACCGACTACTTCGCGCCCTACAAGGTCGAGCGCTGGGACGACATCCCCGACGCCCTCAAGGAGGAGTCGGGGCTGTTCGTCGGCGACTACGGCGGGTACATGGCCGTCGGCTACGACCCCGACGCCGTTCCGGCCCCGGAGTCGCTCGAGGATCTGCTCGGCGAGGAGTACCGCGGCAAGGTCGCCATCAACGGCGACCCGACGCAGGCCGGAGCCGCCTTCGCGGCCGTCGGCATGGCCACCGTGCAGAACGGCGGCGACCTCGACGACTTCCAGGCCGGCATCGACTTCTTCGAGGAGCTCAACGCCGCGGGCAACTTCGTCAAGATCGACCCGACGCCCGCCACGGTCGCCTCGGGCGAGACCCCCGTCGTCTTCGACTGGGACTACCTGAACAACGGCTACGCCGCCGAGCTCGACGGCCAGCGCAACTGGGAGGTCGTGGTCTTCGACGGCACCGGCTACGCGGGCTACTACAACCAGGCCATCAACAAGGACGCGCCGAACCCGGCCGCCGCCCGCCTCTGGATGGAGTTCCTCTACAGCCCCGAGGTGCAGAACCTGTGGCTGAAGGGTGGCGCCCGCCCCGTGCTCGAGCAGGCCATGGTCGAGGCCGGCGAGATCGACGAGGAGCTCTACGCGGCTCTCCCCGAGGCGCCCGCCGACACCGTCGTGCCCACGGCCGAGCAGAGCGACGCCGCGGCGACGCTGCTCGGCGAGCGCTGGGCGACCGCTGTCCAGTAG
- a CDS encoding Ig-like domain-containing protein: MRRTPFATAALGLLAVAAVTAGVLFPASPAAAAASFATPDDSFFGSNTVVIQGVKDAGSTVFVNGPDGSAYCDIDDPEVVEWACPPLEVANGSATFTGVETLGNGDTQPLTPITVRVLGAPAIDSAGAVTTGRFTGTAEPGALIRLQIDGDGGTVQQACPSALADGFWSCVVDGASAPSGRYSVRAGQAAPDRPADFSGYSPAISVTIDRDRPASPVVTAPAPGTRTTDGRLETRGTGEPSATVQVFASGTLLCETTVAAAGGWSCPIGLPAPGEWSIQVLQIDPAGNFSAPSAAVGVLAGPAGATPRPPTPEGPEPRPTAPTPSPSPSPEGEPTPAPTAPGDGSAPLSPQPLDPGAPAETGTNWGTPTGFGSALPTLAQVAERGGLLLGLLVALGYLLLIALPLRAFATIALPRLRSGGTRMLGRNRPAVVDPEPLLSPTVTAVAVFGVAAVLAALSGSVAWEVRYLRLTAAIGLGLLVLNAIGVAVSGRLAGRVGRAPVAVQLLPGILFTAAAAAVLTRFGDLRPALLIGVLVVASAVGTVRMRARVAVAGAQLAGVALLAVLGWAAHDLLTPSTGFWMSLWSETAAAIALGGLGSLLLLLLPIGQYPGRALYAVSRPLWAAAALITAAVAGAIFAAGANFPLVLLTLVAAAVAAVLMAITSWVRWVEPTLR; encoded by the coding sequence ATGCGCCGCACTCCCTTCGCGACCGCCGCACTCGGGCTGCTCGCCGTCGCCGCCGTGACCGCCGGGGTGCTCTTTCCCGCCTCTCCCGCCGCCGCGGCCGCGTCCTTCGCGACGCCGGACGACTCCTTCTTCGGCAGCAACACCGTCGTCATCCAGGGCGTCAAGGACGCCGGGAGCACCGTCTTCGTCAACGGTCCCGACGGGAGCGCGTACTGCGACATCGACGACCCCGAGGTCGTCGAATGGGCGTGCCCCCCGCTGGAGGTGGCCAACGGCTCTGCCACCTTCACCGGGGTGGAGACCCTCGGGAACGGCGATACCCAGCCCCTCACCCCGATCACCGTGCGCGTGCTCGGCGCGCCGGCGATCGACAGCGCGGGCGCGGTCACCACGGGCCGCTTCACCGGCACCGCCGAACCCGGCGCGCTCATCCGCCTGCAGATCGACGGCGACGGCGGCACCGTGCAGCAGGCGTGCCCGAGCGCCCTCGCCGACGGCTTCTGGTCGTGCGTGGTCGACGGCGCGTCCGCTCCCTCCGGCCGCTACAGCGTTCGCGCGGGCCAGGCCGCTCCCGATCGGCCCGCTGACTTCAGCGGGTACTCCCCCGCGATCTCGGTCACCATCGATCGCGATCGCCCGGCCTCCCCCGTGGTGACCGCCCCCGCGCCGGGCACCCGGACGACCGACGGCCGGCTCGAGACCCGCGGCACGGGCGAGCCCTCCGCGACCGTGCAGGTGTTCGCCAGCGGAACCCTCCTGTGCGAGACGACCGTCGCCGCGGCGGGCGGGTGGAGCTGCCCGATCGGGCTGCCCGCTCCCGGTGAGTGGAGCATCCAAGTGCTGCAGATCGATCCCGCCGGCAACTTCAGCGCCCCGTCGGCGGCCGTCGGCGTGCTCGCCGGACCGGCCGGCGCGACGCCGCGCCCGCCGACGCCGGAAGGCCCGGAGCCCCGCCCGACCGCTCCCACCCCTTCTCCCTCGCCGAGCCCGGAGGGCGAGCCGACACCGGCTCCGACCGCCCCCGGCGACGGGAGCGCTCCCCTGAGCCCGCAGCCCCTCGACCCCGGAGCGCCGGCGGAGACCGGCACCAACTGGGGTACGCCGACAGGGTTCGGCAGCGCCCTGCCGACCCTCGCGCAGGTGGCCGAGCGGGGCGGGCTGCTTCTCGGCCTGCTCGTCGCTCTGGGCTACCTGCTGCTCATCGCGCTCCCGCTGCGCGCCTTCGCGACGATCGCCCTGCCCCGACTGCGCTCGGGCGGCACCCGCATGCTCGGCCGCAACCGGCCCGCCGTCGTCGACCCCGAGCCTCTGCTCTCGCCGACCGTTACCGCCGTCGCGGTGTTCGGCGTCGCCGCCGTGCTCGCCGCGCTCTCCGGCAGCGTCGCCTGGGAGGTGCGGTACCTGCGGCTCACCGCGGCGATCGGGCTCGGCCTGCTCGTGCTCAACGCGATCGGGGTTGCCGTGAGCGGACGACTCGCCGGGCGCGTCGGGCGGGCTCCGGTCGCGGTGCAGCTGCTGCCGGGCATCCTGTTCACCGCCGCCGCGGCCGCCGTCCTGACCCGCTTCGGCGACCTGCGGCCCGCCCTGCTCATCGGCGTGCTCGTGGTCGCCTCGGCGGTCGGCACCGTGCGCATGCGGGCGCGCGTCGCCGTGGCCGGGGCGCAGCTGGCCGGAGTCGCGCTGCTGGCCGTGCTCGGCTGGGCGGCGCACGATCTGCTGACCCCGAGCACGGGCTTCTGGATGTCGCTGTGGAGCGAGACCGCGGCGGCGATCGCGCTCGGCGGGCTCGGATCGCTGCTGCTGCTCCTGCTGCCGATCGGGCAGTACCCCGGGCGGGCGCTCTACGCGGTCTCGCGTCCGCTGTGGGCGGCGGCCGCACTGATCACGGCCGCAGTGGCCGGAGCGATCTTCGCCGCCGGCGCCAACTTCCCGCTCGTGCTGCTGACGCTCGTGGCCGCGGCCGTCGCGGCCGTGCTCATGGCGATCACTTCGTGGGTGCGCTGGGTCGAGCCGACGCTGCGCTGA
- a CDS encoding ABC transporter ATP-binding protein has protein sequence MTDTAAPSSVSGPARVSAPVALEGVVKRFPGLTALDGVSLELAPGEFVALLGPSGCGKTTALRVLAGLEPADEGRILIDGDDVARVPTNKRDIGMVFQSYSLFPHMTVLENVEFGLRMRRVPAADRRRRAQESLELVGLGSHGARYAHQLSGGQQQRVALARALVTRPRVLLLDEPLSALDAKVRVQLRDEIRRIQTELGITTVFVTHDQEEALAVADRVAVMRAGRIEQIGTPEELYTRPSSAFVAEFVGLSNRLPGTIDGDAVTVLGQRLPLLAPAEHGAAVQALVRPEDVRLVAEGEGATGTVLTSSFLGSLRRTRVRLEDGAELVVQHDVARAAHPGDRVGVLLSGRPVSTSAAAERS, from the coding sequence ATGACCGACACCGCTGCGCCGTCCTCCGTCTCGGGCCCCGCCCGCGTCTCCGCCCCCGTCGCCCTCGAGGGCGTCGTCAAGCGGTTCCCCGGCCTCACGGCGCTCGACGGCGTCTCCCTCGAGCTCGCCCCTGGCGAGTTCGTCGCGCTGCTCGGGCCCTCGGGCTGCGGCAAGACGACGGCTCTGCGCGTTCTCGCCGGGCTCGAGCCGGCTGACGAGGGGCGCATCCTCATCGACGGCGACGACGTCGCGCGCGTGCCCACCAATAAGCGCGACATCGGCATGGTGTTCCAGTCGTACTCGCTGTTCCCGCACATGACGGTTCTCGAGAACGTCGAATTCGGTCTGCGGATGCGCCGCGTGCCCGCGGCGGACCGCCGACGCCGCGCGCAGGAATCACTCGAGCTGGTCGGCCTCGGCAGCCATGGAGCGCGCTACGCGCACCAGCTCTCCGGCGGCCAGCAGCAGAGGGTCGCCCTGGCTCGCGCCCTCGTCACGCGCCCCCGCGTCCTCCTGCTCGACGAACCCCTCAGCGCGCTCGACGCGAAGGTGCGCGTGCAGCTGCGCGACGAGATCCGCCGCATCCAGACCGAGCTGGGCATCACGACGGTCTTCGTCACCCACGACCAGGAGGAGGCGCTCGCCGTCGCCGACCGCGTCGCCGTCATGCGCGCCGGCCGCATCGAGCAGATCGGCACGCCGGAGGAGCTCTACACGCGACCCTCGTCGGCCTTCGTGGCCGAGTTCGTGGGACTCAGCAACCGCCTGCCCGGCACGATCGACGGCGACGCGGTCACGGTGCTCGGCCAGCGCCTGCCGCTGCTCGCGCCCGCCGAGCACGGCGCCGCGGTGCAGGCCCTCGTCCGCCCCGAGGACGTGCGGCTCGTGGCCGAGGGGGAGGGGGCGACGGGCACGGTGCTGACCAGCTCGTTCCTCGGCTCCCTGCGCCGCACGCGCGTGCGCCTGGAGGACGGGGCGGAGCTCGTCGTGCAGCACGACGTGGCCCGCGCCGCGCATCCCGGCGACCGGGTGGGGGTGCTGCTCAGCGGGCGCCCAGTCTCGACCTCCGCGGCTGCTGAGCGCTCGTAG